In Nocardioides sp. JQ2195, a genomic segment contains:
- a CDS encoding CDP-alcohol phosphatidyltransferase family protein: protein MLAGRLLEEELTRADLVTGSRFVLAAALAVAAASGGPRWLIAALAAAALLTDFVDGRLARATGTVTALGARLDAEADAVLILVLSAIVASDQGWWVLGIGLARYAFGLLFWAVPKLSTPPLRARPWNRVVAATVGITLAAVAGLSSPGLAIPGLSSPGLALPGLALPGSAAGGLVIPGLVIPELVARVALIAVAVLLAESFLHETVDRWRSPRPGVTVRFGTLVALAACWIALSAPALAEHGSVSALFRLPVEVVVVLALALVPLRRLRTGLAAVAGALLAILLLVKVLNWSFTAVLDRDFDPIGDWSLLGPGIDVLGDSIGIGWARVVAVLAAVGVLLVLVGLPLAVVRLVQVARDLRPRPFRAVAVVVTVGLLCAAAGVPVVGAGTTALAISEVALVRANVADHRAFARAIADDPLAARAASDPRALLAGLQGKDVLVVFVESYGRVAVQDTTYSHGINRVLDSGTKQLTAAGYRSRSAFMTSPTFGAGSWLAHATLQSGLWVDSQTNYRQLLGAERMTLTSLFGAAGWETVFDVPADTEDWPEGQDFYGFEQYADSRNVDYAGPKLGYAPVPDQYTLEHFRRTFLAPTDRRPVMAEIDLVSSHHPWTPLPRMVPWRRIGDGSIYHHARGQGPSAGSLPDAATIRRMYGQSIEYSWRALTSFLTTYPDPNLVLVVVGDHQPHSYVSGDDVGHDVPISVIAQDPAVLRRIAGWRWEAGLRPAPDAVVWPMDAFRDRFLAAFSR from the coding sequence TTGCTGGCAGGACGCTTGCTGGAGGAGGAGCTGACCCGGGCCGACCTGGTCACCGGCTCGCGGTTCGTCCTCGCCGCGGCCCTCGCCGTCGCCGCTGCCTCGGGTGGGCCACGCTGGCTGATCGCTGCGCTGGCCGCCGCAGCGCTGCTCACCGACTTCGTCGACGGACGCCTGGCCCGCGCCACCGGCACCGTGACCGCGCTGGGTGCCCGCCTCGACGCAGAAGCAGACGCCGTCCTGATCCTCGTGCTCAGCGCCATCGTGGCCAGCGACCAGGGCTGGTGGGTGCTCGGCATCGGGCTGGCCCGCTACGCGTTCGGCCTGCTGTTCTGGGCGGTCCCGAAGCTCTCGACCCCGCCGCTGCGTGCGCGTCCGTGGAACCGGGTCGTCGCCGCAACCGTCGGCATCACCTTGGCTGCGGTCGCCGGGTTGTCCTCACCCGGGCTGGCGATACCCGGGTTGTCCTCACCCGGGCTGGCGCTGCCCGGGCTGGCGCTGCCAGGGTCGGCAGCGGGCGGGCTGGTCATCCCCGGGCTGGTCATCCCCGAGCTGGTCGCCCGGGTCGCGCTCATCGCCGTGGCGGTGCTCCTCGCCGAGTCGTTCCTCCACGAGACGGTGGATCGTTGGCGGTCGCCGCGGCCAGGGGTCACGGTCCGATTCGGCACGCTGGTCGCGCTCGCGGCGTGCTGGATCGCCCTGTCGGCACCGGCACTCGCCGAGCACGGATCCGTCAGCGCGCTGTTCCGGCTCCCGGTGGAGGTCGTGGTGGTGCTCGCTCTCGCGCTGGTGCCGCTTCGACGCCTCCGCACCGGATTGGCGGCCGTCGCCGGGGCACTCCTCGCCATCCTCCTGCTGGTCAAGGTGCTCAACTGGTCGTTCACCGCCGTCCTCGACCGCGACTTCGACCCGATCGGGGACTGGTCGCTTCTCGGGCCGGGCATCGACGTGCTCGGCGACTCGATCGGCATCGGCTGGGCCCGGGTGGTCGCGGTGCTGGCCGCGGTCGGCGTACTCCTCGTGCTCGTCGGCCTGCCCCTCGCCGTCGTTCGCCTGGTCCAGGTCGCGCGCGACCTCCGCCCGCGGCCGTTCCGGGCCGTGGCCGTGGTGGTCACCGTCGGACTGCTCTGCGCAGCGGCGGGCGTTCCCGTCGTGGGCGCGGGCACCACCGCCCTGGCGATCAGCGAGGTGGCCTTGGTCCGGGCCAACGTCGCCGACCACCGCGCCTTCGCCCGGGCGATCGCCGATGACCCGCTCGCCGCCCGCGCCGCGTCCGACCCGCGCGCACTGCTCGCCGGGCTCCAGGGCAAGGACGTGCTCGTGGTGTTCGTGGAGAGCTACGGCCGGGTGGCCGTCCAGGACACGACGTACTCCCACGGCATCAACCGGGTGCTCGACTCGGGCACGAAGCAGCTGACCGCGGCTGGCTACCGGAGCCGAAGTGCCTTCATGACCTCACCGACCTTCGGCGCCGGCTCGTGGCTGGCGCACGCGACTCTCCAGTCGGGTCTCTGGGTGGACAGTCAGACCAACTACCGCCAGCTCCTCGGCGCCGAACGGATGACACTGACCAGCCTGTTCGGCGCGGCCGGCTGGGAGACCGTCTTCGACGTCCCGGCGGACACCGAGGACTGGCCCGAAGGGCAGGACTTCTACGGATTCGAGCAGTACGCCGACTCCCGCAACGTCGACTACGCCGGCCCCAAGCTCGGCTACGCACCGGTCCCGGACCAGTACACGTTGGAGCACTTCCGGCGCACCTTCCTGGCGCCGACCGATCGTCGACCGGTGATGGCAGAGATCGACCTGGTCTCCAGCCACCACCCGTGGACCCCACTGCCGCGGATGGTGCCGTGGCGACGGATCGGCGACGGCTCCATCTACCACCACGCTCGTGGGCAGGGTCCGTCCGCCGGGAGCCTTCCCGACGCCGCGACGATCCGACGGATGTACGGCCAGTCGATCGAGTACTCCTGGCGGGCGCTGACCTCCTTCCTGACGACGTACCCGGATCCGAACCTGGTCCTGGTCGTCGTCGGTGACCACCAGCCGCACTCCTACGTGAGCGGTGACGACGTCGGGCACGACGTGCCGATCAGCGTGATCGCCCAGGACCCGGCCGTGCTCCGCCGGATCGCCGGCTGGCGCTGGGAGGCCGGCCTTCGACCCGCGCCGGACGCCGTCGTCTGGCCGATGGACGCCTTCCGGGACCGGTTCCTGGCGGCGTTCAGCCGCTGA
- a CDS encoding zf-HC2 domain-containing protein, which translates to MTRSTRGPGTGCGFEHEDGAYVLGALSPEDRIAFEKHLPGCAACATSVRELAGLPGLLSRVPAPSLDADEQPMPVPDTLLPSLLRRVRARRRRQGWYAGGVAAAVTVIALSVGVAIGHHNGDGNGDGHLAANGEETTRTTDQPSQQPSTPQPSAPTSAPPTAAAREFTTVGTAPISGWVSLTSVPWGTRLDLTCSYDAGPGYEPGSGNGAGRAGNGSGQADHGSARGYTMEIVRRDGSTEEVASWTASSGRTVNLSAATSAPKADIARVVVRTSDGRPVMRLVSG; encoded by the coding sequence GTGACCCGGTCGACGCGTGGACCCGGCACCGGGTGCGGCTTCGAGCACGAGGACGGCGCCTACGTCCTCGGTGCGCTGAGTCCCGAGGACCGGATCGCGTTCGAGAAGCACCTGCCCGGTTGCGCCGCCTGCGCGACCTCGGTGCGCGAGCTGGCCGGGCTCCCCGGACTCCTCTCCCGGGTGCCGGCGCCAAGCCTCGACGCCGACGAGCAGCCGATGCCGGTGCCGGACACGCTGCTCCCCTCGCTGCTGCGCCGGGTGCGCGCCCGACGGCGCCGTCAGGGCTGGTACGCCGGCGGAGTCGCCGCCGCCGTCACGGTGATCGCGCTCTCGGTCGGTGTCGCCATCGGTCACCACAATGGCGACGGCAACGGTGACGGCCACCTCGCGGCCAACGGCGAGGAGACGACCCGGACCACCGACCAGCCGTCCCAACAGCCGTCCACACCGCAACCCTCTGCGCCGACCTCTGCGCCACCCACGGCCGCGGCGAGGGAGTTCACCACCGTCGGCACCGCACCGATCTCCGGGTGGGTGTCGTTGACGTCGGTGCCGTGGGGCACCCGGCTCGACCTGACCTGCTCGTACGACGCAGGGCCGGGCTACGAGCCAGGATCCGGCAACGGCGCGGGGCGTGCAGGAAACGGCTCGGGACAGGCAGATCACGGATCGGCCCGCGGATACACGATGGAGATCGTCCGGCGCGACGGCAGCACCGAGGAGGTGGCCTCCTGGACCGCCAGCTCCGGTCGCACGGTGAACCTCTCTGCTGCCACCTCCGCACCGAAGGCGGACATCGCGCGCGTCGTCGTACGCACGTCGGACGGCCGGCCGGTGATGCGGCTGGTCAGCGGCTGA
- a CDS encoding dihydrofolate reductase family protein, whose translation MADPRGGRRGGDDVHDEVVDVTDRRRPYTVLSCGVSLDGFLDDASDERLVLSNPADLDRVDEVRAGCDAILVGAATVRHDDPRLLVRSPERVVRRRAAGLPEQPMKVTVTNRAKLDPESRFFTVGSAPKLVYCASDTCDMASQQLPRATVIDAGRPVALRWVSEDLHARGVRRLMVEGGGDVHTQFLAGRLADELQLVVAPIFVGKPGATRFVGPGPFPFNGDHRACLMESRPIGDVVLLRYALSARAEREASTAIRPAPSRP comes from the coding sequence GTGGCTGATCCTCGTGGTGGTCGACGGGGTGGCGACGACGTGCACGACGAGGTGGTCGACGTGACTGACCGGCGGCGGCCCTACACCGTGCTGTCCTGCGGCGTCTCGCTCGACGGCTTCCTCGACGACGCCTCGGACGAGCGACTGGTGCTGTCCAACCCCGCTGACCTGGACCGGGTCGACGAGGTGCGCGCCGGGTGCGACGCGATCCTGGTCGGCGCCGCGACCGTCCGCCACGACGACCCGCGCCTGCTCGTGCGGTCGCCGGAACGCGTGGTACGCCGTCGTGCGGCCGGGCTGCCCGAGCAGCCGATGAAGGTGACCGTCACCAACCGCGCCAAGCTCGACCCGGAGTCACGGTTCTTCACCGTCGGATCGGCACCGAAGCTCGTCTACTGCGCGAGCGACACCTGCGACATGGCCTCCCAGCAGCTGCCGCGGGCCACCGTCATCGACGCCGGGCGGCCGGTCGCGCTGCGCTGGGTGAGCGAGGACCTGCACGCACGCGGCGTCCGACGACTGATGGTCGAGGGTGGCGGTGACGTGCACACCCAGTTCCTCGCGGGCCGTCTCGCCGACGAGCTGCAGCTGGTGGTCGCACCGATCTTCGTCGGGAAGCCGGGTGCGACCAGGTTCGTCGGCCCGGGGCCGTTCCCCTTCAACGGGGATCACCGCGCCTGCCTGATGGAGAGCCGCCCGATCGGCGATGTCGTGCTGCTGCGCTACGCGTTGAGCGCGCGGGCCGAGCGCGAGGCAAGCACGGCGATCAGGCCCGCCCCGTCGCGACCTTGA
- a CDS encoding glycosyltransferase family 4 protein, protein MLHLLVPKGFSTRPSGGNIYDRHVLAGLVTGGWQVVAHEVDVESTRGDSRPLERARGDSRPLAPAQGDTRPVEPKRGDAAVAEVSRVLARLPHHSLVLVDSLVASRTAAVLLASAARVVPLVHMVFGTPLERELLTEAPAVVATSAWTADHLVTRLGVDPRRVHVATPGVDLAPHSPGSVAGTELACVAALTPTKGHDVLLDALAMLTDLDWRCSVVGSLDVDPEHVDTLRKQAADQGINERVDFVGELVGEELSEAWSRTDLLVLPSRAETYAMVVTEALARGVPVVASAVGGVPEALGELVDGRHPGMLVRPDDPFALSVALRRWLEDEPLRRWLRRAAGDRRPSLHRWSLTAAHVARALESAR, encoded by the coding sequence ATGCTCCATCTCCTTGTGCCGAAGGGCTTCTCCACCCGACCGAGTGGCGGGAACATCTATGACCGGCACGTCCTCGCCGGTCTCGTCACGGGTGGCTGGCAGGTGGTCGCCCACGAGGTGGACGTCGAGTCGACGCGAGGCGACAGCCGGCCACTCGAGCGGGCACGGGGCGACAGCCGGCCACTCGCGCCGGCACAGGGCGACACCCGGCCGGTCGAGCCGAAGCGGGGCGATGCGGCCGTCGCGGAGGTGAGTCGGGTGCTTGCGAGGCTCCCCCACCACTCGCTGGTGCTGGTCGACAGCCTGGTCGCATCCCGGACGGCCGCGGTGCTGCTGGCCTCCGCCGCACGGGTCGTTCCCTTGGTGCACATGGTGTTCGGCACGCCCTTGGAGCGCGAGCTGTTGACCGAGGCACCGGCCGTGGTCGCCACCAGTGCCTGGACTGCCGATCACCTGGTCACCCGGCTCGGCGTCGACCCCCGCCGGGTGCACGTGGCCACCCCCGGCGTCGACCTGGCCCCACACTCCCCCGGCTCCGTCGCGGGCACCGAGCTGGCGTGCGTTGCGGCCCTGACCCCGACCAAGGGACACGACGTGCTGCTCGACGCCCTGGCGATGCTCACCGACCTGGACTGGCGCTGCTCCGTGGTCGGGTCGCTCGACGTCGACCCCGAGCACGTCGACACCCTCCGCAAGCAGGCTGCCGATCAGGGCATCAACGAACGGGTCGACTTCGTCGGAGAGCTGGTCGGCGAGGAGCTCAGCGAAGCCTGGTCGAGGACCGACCTGCTGGTCCTGCCGTCCCGCGCGGAGACCTACGCGATGGTCGTCACCGAGGCCCTCGCACGCGGCGTCCCGGTGGTGGCCAGTGCCGTCGGCGGTGTGCCGGAGGCGCTCGGGGAGCTCGTCGACGGCAGGCATCCGGGGATGCTGGTGCGGCCCGACGATCCGTTCGCGCTCTCCGTCGCGCTGCGCCGCTGGCTGGAGGACGAGCCGTTGCGGCGGTGGTTGCGTCGCGCGGCCGGCGACCGCCGACCGAGCCTCCACCGCTGGTCACTCACGGCGGCCCACGTCGCCCGGGCTCTGGAGTCTGCGCGATGA
- a CDS encoding 6-carboxytetrahydropterin synthase produces MFSVNVRDHVMVAHSFEGEVFGPAQRLHGATYVVDATFRGPELGPDGILVDIGLVASELHEVLATVNYRNLDDDDAFAGMNTSTEALARWVADQLAARFSGDGRLSGLVVTLHESHIAWASFERSL; encoded by the coding sequence ATGTTCAGCGTGAACGTCCGCGACCACGTGATGGTGGCGCACAGCTTCGAGGGTGAGGTCTTCGGGCCGGCGCAACGACTGCACGGCGCCACGTATGTCGTGGACGCCACGTTTCGCGGGCCCGAGCTCGGACCGGACGGGATCCTGGTCGACATCGGTCTGGTTGCCTCCGAGCTGCACGAGGTGCTGGCCACGGTGAACTACCGCAACCTCGATGACGACGACGCCTTCGCCGGGATGAACACCTCGACCGAAGCACTGGCCCGGTGGGTCGCCGACCAGCTCGCCGCGAGGTTCTCCGGGGACGGACGACTCAGCGGGCTGGTGGTCACACTGCACGAGTCGCACATCGCGTGGGCCAGCTTCGAGAGGTCGCTCTGA
- the egtD gene encoding L-histidine N(alpha)-methyltransferase — MSTDHASSEASLDVLLTPADLRAGLETDARAGLSATPKWLPPKYFYDDRGSKLFEDITRLPEYYQTRTEHAILVASSDSIAEVADAEALLELGSGSSEKTRMLLNAMTRSGGLSAYVPVDVSAGALEDAMTGLRRDYPDLDLHGAVADFDHHLDQLPAPGRRLIALLGGTLGNYPPEQRRVFLANLAAAMRPGETFLLGIDLVKDPSRLMTAYDDAAGVTAEFNRNVITVLNRELDGDLDPGDFEHIALWDAENEWIEMRLRARRPISACLSALDLKVTFDEGEQLRTEISAKFRRERIEPELVAAGLHPERWWTDPAGDFALLLARR; from the coding sequence GTGTCCACCGATCACGCCAGCTCTGAGGCGAGCCTCGACGTCCTGCTCACCCCGGCGGACCTGCGAGCCGGGCTCGAGACCGACGCCCGTGCCGGGCTGAGCGCGACACCGAAGTGGCTGCCACCGAAGTACTTCTACGACGACCGCGGCAGCAAGCTCTTCGAGGACATCACCCGGCTGCCGGAGTACTACCAGACCCGCACCGAGCACGCGATCCTCGTGGCGAGCTCCGACTCGATCGCGGAGGTCGCCGACGCCGAGGCGCTGCTCGAGCTCGGGTCGGGGTCGAGCGAGAAGACCCGGATGCTGCTGAACGCGATGACGCGCAGCGGCGGGTTGTCGGCGTACGTCCCGGTGGACGTGAGCGCCGGCGCACTGGAGGACGCGATGACCGGGCTCCGACGCGACTACCCCGACCTCGACCTGCACGGCGCGGTCGCAGACTTCGACCACCACCTCGACCAGCTCCCCGCCCCCGGGCGCCGGCTGATCGCGCTGCTGGGTGGCACCCTCGGCAACTATCCGCCGGAGCAGCGTCGGGTCTTCCTGGCCAACCTCGCCGCCGCCATGCGCCCCGGCGAGACCTTCCTGCTCGGCATCGACCTGGTCAAGGATCCGAGCCGTCTGATGACGGCGTACGACGACGCGGCCGGCGTCACGGCCGAGTTCAACCGCAACGTGATCACGGTGCTGAACCGCGAGCTCGACGGCGACCTGGACCCCGGCGACTTCGAGCACATCGCGTTGTGGGACGCAGAGAACGAGTGGATCGAGATGCGGCTGCGGGCCCGGCGCCCGATCAGTGCCTGCCTGTCCGCCCTCGACCTGAAGGTGACCTTCGACGAGGGCGAGCAGCTGCGCACCGAGATCTCCGCGAAGTTCCGTCGGGAGCGGATCGAGCCCGAGCTGGTCGCGGCCGGCCTGCACCCGGAGCGTTGGTGGACCGACCCGGCCGGCGACTTCGCGCTCCTGCTCGCCCGCCGCTGA
- a CDS encoding sigma-70 family RNA polymerase sigma factor codes for MADVSTELMRKLHDEHAAALWGFCLHLTGDPVRAEDVVQETLLRAWQHPEVLDASRGSSRGWLFTVARNLVIDEWRSKRHQSERSTGEVPEPREPVDETDTLLQSWAMAEAISHLSREHRAVLVECYYRGRSVAEAARQLGIPEGTVKSRSHYALRALRLALEEMGVGL; via the coding sequence ATGGCCGACGTGTCGACCGAGCTCATGCGCAAGCTGCACGACGAGCACGCCGCGGCGCTCTGGGGCTTCTGCCTGCACCTGACCGGAGACCCGGTGCGCGCCGAGGACGTCGTCCAGGAGACGCTCCTGCGGGCCTGGCAGCACCCGGAGGTCCTCGACGCCTCGCGCGGGTCGTCGCGGGGATGGCTGTTCACGGTCGCCCGCAACCTGGTCATCGACGAGTGGCGCAGCAAGCGCCACCAGAGCGAGCGCAGCACCGGTGAGGTGCCCGAGCCCCGGGAACCGGTCGACGAGACCGACACTCTCCTGCAGTCGTGGGCGATGGCGGAGGCGATCAGTCACCTGAGCAGGGAGCACCGCGCGGTGCTCGTCGAGTGCTACTACCGGGGTCGGTCGGTGGCCGAGGCCGCCCGCCAGCTCGGCATCCCCGAGGGAACCGTCAAGTCGCGCTCGCACTATGCGCTGCGCGCCCTGCGGCTGGCCCTGGAAGAGATGGGGGTCGGCCTGTGA
- a CDS encoding lysylphosphatidylglycerol synthase domain-containing protein codes for MTMQLATRVSRHATRFSTQAAARSSSVAATRSAALAATQGPTRAAPEPVTNRRRWWQVAGGVALLALLAVQFGTGPFLDGLLAIRPWALALALVVTAGTTWCCALRWSLVAGWFDERIPVDVAFRAYYRSQLVNATVPGGVVGDVHRGWVFGWRPVLTERVIGQVVQIGLVGALVLPGAWRWAGLAALTPAVVAGGRVALMSVLSTSGHLLLFLVAAATVGVDLPLATLVPVGALVLLGSSIPLNLAGWGPREGIAALAFTTYGASAATGLTVAVTLGVMSTVATLPGLFVLPGGRRGGRQSCRRGGRRGGRRG; via the coding sequence ATGACGATGCAGCTGGCCACCCGCGTCTCACGGCACGCGACACGTTTCTCGACCCAGGCCGCGGCACGATCCTCGTCAGTGGCGGCGACACGCTCCGCGGCACTGGCCGCGACACAGGGCCCGACACGGGCCGCGCCCGAACCGGTCACCAACCGCCGCAGGTGGTGGCAGGTCGCGGGCGGCGTCGCGCTCCTGGCCCTCCTGGCAGTGCAGTTCGGCACCGGCCCGTTCCTCGACGGGTTGTTGGCGATCCGGCCGTGGGCACTGGCGCTCGCGCTGGTGGTGACCGCAGGTACGACGTGGTGCTGCGCCCTGCGCTGGTCGCTGGTCGCCGGCTGGTTCGACGAGCGCATCCCGGTCGACGTCGCGTTCCGCGCCTACTACCGCTCGCAGCTGGTCAACGCGACCGTCCCGGGCGGTGTGGTCGGCGACGTCCATCGGGGATGGGTGTTCGGCTGGCGCCCGGTGCTCACCGAACGCGTCATCGGCCAGGTCGTGCAGATCGGCCTGGTCGGCGCCCTGGTGCTCCCGGGCGCGTGGCGTTGGGCCGGGTTGGCGGCACTCACCCCGGCCGTCGTGGCCGGCGGACGTGTCGCGCTGATGTCCGTGCTGAGCACCAGCGGGCACCTGCTGCTCTTCCTGGTCGCCGCGGCGACGGTCGGCGTCGACCTGCCGCTCGCCACTCTCGTCCCGGTCGGCGCGCTGGTGCTGCTCGGCTCCTCGATCCCGTTGAACCTCGCCGGTTGGGGCCCGCGCGAGGGCATCGCGGCGCTTGCGTTCACGACGTACGGCGCCAGCGCGGCCACCGGCCTGACCGTCGCGGTGACCCTCGGCGTGATGTCGACGGTCGCCACGCTGCCCGGCCTCTTCGTGCTGCCAGGTGGACGACGAGGCGGTCGACAAAGCTGTCGACGAGGTGGACGACGAGGTGGTCGACGTGGCTGA
- a CDS encoding zinc-binding alcohol dehydrogenase produces the protein MHHTHERAFWVRPGLGEIRPVEVPDPGAGEVRVRTLRSGISRGTETLVFRGGVPRDQHERMRAPHQEGDFPGPVKYGYLNVGTVEAGDPTLLGQTVFCLHPHQTAYVVPVAEVSVVPADVPAERAVLAGTLETAVNALWDAAPLVGDRVAVVGAGMVGCCVSRLLAGIPGVEVTLVDTDASRAEVAAALGVGFAHPARAPEGCDLVLHASATEAGLQRSLDLLAPDGTVVDLSWYGDVPVRLDLGSAFHSGRLRLRGSQVGEVALRRRHRRTHRERLELALSLLRDPAYDALLSGSSAFEELPELMAELSTGRRKALCHTITYPPTTTHQTTDHQSPTHRTTDQQEA, from the coding sequence GTGCACCACACGCACGAACGGGCCTTCTGGGTGCGTCCCGGCCTCGGCGAGATCCGTCCGGTCGAAGTGCCGGACCCGGGCGCCGGCGAGGTCCGGGTGCGCACCCTGCGATCCGGGATCAGTCGCGGGACCGAGACCCTGGTCTTCCGGGGTGGGGTGCCGCGTGACCAGCACGAGCGGATGCGCGCACCACACCAGGAGGGCGACTTCCCGGGGCCGGTGAAGTACGGCTACCTCAACGTCGGCACGGTCGAGGCCGGCGATCCGACGCTGCTGGGACAGACCGTGTTCTGCCTGCACCCGCACCAGACGGCGTACGTCGTCCCGGTCGCTGAGGTGAGCGTCGTGCCGGCCGACGTACCGGCCGAGCGGGCCGTGCTGGCCGGCACCCTCGAGACCGCGGTCAACGCGCTGTGGGACGCCGCTCCCCTGGTGGGCGATCGGGTCGCGGTGGTCGGGGCGGGGATGGTGGGCTGTTGTGTGTCGCGTCTGTTGGCCGGAATCCCCGGCGTCGAGGTCACCCTCGTCGACACGGATGCGAGCCGGGCGGAGGTCGCGGCCGCGCTCGGCGTCGGCTTCGCCCACCCGGCCAGGGCTCCGGAGGGATGCGACCTGGTGCTGCACGCCAGCGCCACCGAGGCCGGACTGCAGCGCTCGTTGGACCTGCTCGCGCCGGACGGCACCGTGGTCGACCTCAGCTGGTACGGCGACGTCCCGGTCCGGCTCGACCTGGGCAGCGCCTTCCACTCCGGCCGGTTGCGCCTGCGCGGCAGCCAGGTCGGCGAGGTGGCACTGCGCCGCCGTCACCGGCGCACGCATCGCGAGCGACTCGAGCTGGCCCTGTCGCTGCTGCGCGACCCGGCGTACGACGCCCTGCTCAGCGGGTCGTCGGCGTTCGAGGAGCTGCCCGAGCTGATGGCGGAGCTGAGCACGGGGCGCCGGAAGGCGCTGTGCCACACGATCACCTACCCGCCGACCACGACCCACCAGACCACGGACCACCAGAGCCCAACCCACCGGACCACGGACCAGCAGGAGGCCTGA
- the egtB gene encoding ergothioneine biosynthesis protein EgtB, translated as MSDAASIDVTSLATRYDDVRAHTERLAAPLSPEDQTVQSMPDTSPTKWHRAHVTWFFETFVLAENEPRFAPFQDTYWFLFNSYYEAVGPRWSRPIRGVLSRPGAHDVGVYRGNVDDRMRDLIATLDEGTLTKLAPTIELGFHHEQQHQELLLMDIKHVLSLNPLDPAYAVGPASSPTSSATGNPASSPAGSATSSATGNPNGSPASSPAGGGVSGALNWRDYDGGLVEIGHEGSLDGDFCFDNELPRHQQWLEPYRLADRLVTNGDWLAFMADGGYQRPELWLSDGWARVQADDWTAPSYWSDRDGVWFEHTLTGTRPVDPELPACHVSHYEADAYATWAGKRLPTEAEWENAARLQERSSGLTANLADTESWHPRAAGEPRDGELRQLFGDCWEWTSSAYLPFPGFHPTAGALGEYNGKFMSSQMVLRGGCALTPPGHARASYRNFFPPGARWPLTGVRLADGGAPQPR; from the coding sequence ATGAGCGACGCCGCGAGCATCGACGTGACCTCACTGGCTACCCGCTACGACGACGTGCGGGCTCACACAGAGCGACTGGCTGCCCCTCTCTCACCGGAGGACCAGACCGTTCAGTCGATGCCGGACACGTCGCCGACCAAGTGGCACCGGGCGCACGTCACCTGGTTCTTCGAGACGTTCGTGCTCGCCGAGAACGAGCCGCGCTTCGCACCGTTCCAGGACACGTACTGGTTCCTCTTCAACAGCTACTACGAAGCCGTCGGCCCGCGCTGGTCGCGACCCATCCGCGGCGTGCTCAGCCGTCCGGGCGCCCACGACGTCGGCGTCTACCGCGGCAACGTCGACGATCGGATGCGGGACCTGATCGCCACCCTCGACGAGGGCACGCTGACCAAGCTGGCGCCGACGATCGAGCTCGGCTTCCACCACGAGCAGCAGCACCAGGAGCTGTTGCTGATGGACATCAAGCACGTCCTCTCGCTGAACCCGCTCGATCCGGCGTACGCCGTCGGCCCCGCCAGCAGTCCCACCAGCAGTGCCACCGGCAACCCCGCCAGCAGTCCCGCCGGCAGTGCCACCAGCAGTGCCACCGGCAACCCCAACGGCAGTCCCGCCAGCAGTCCCGCCGGCGGCGGTGTCTCGGGCGCCCTCAACTGGCGCGACTACGACGGCGGGCTGGTCGAGATCGGTCACGAGGGCTCCCTCGACGGTGACTTCTGCTTCGACAACGAGCTCCCCCGCCACCAGCAGTGGCTCGAGCCCTACCGCCTCGCCGACCGCCTGGTCACCAACGGCGACTGGCTGGCGTTCATGGCGGACGGCGGCTATCAGCGGCCCGAGCTGTGGCTCAGCGACGGGTGGGCCCGGGTGCAGGCCGACGACTGGACCGCGCCCTCGTACTGGAGCGACCGGGACGGCGTCTGGTTCGAGCACACGCTGACCGGCACCCGCCCGGTCGACCCGGAGCTGCCGGCGTGCCACGTGAGCCACTACGAGGCCGACGCGTATGCCACCTGGGCCGGCAAACGACTGCCCACCGAGGCGGAGTGGGAGAACGCCGCGCGGCTGCAGGAACGCTCCTCGGGGCTGACCGCGAACCTGGCCGACACCGAGTCGTGGCACCCCCGCGCGGCAGGTGAACCTCGTGACGGCGAGCTGCGCCAGCTCTTCGGCGACTGCTGGGAGTGGACCTCCTCGGCCTACCTGCCCTTCCCCGGCTTCCACCCCACCGCCGGTGCACTGGGTGAGTACAACGGCAAGTTCATGTCCAGCCAGATGGTGCTGCGCGGTGGCTGTGCGCTGACCCCACCGGGCCACGCCCGGGCGTCGTACCGGAACTTCTTCCCACCCGGCGCGCGGTGGCCGCTGACCGGCGTACGCCTCGCGGACGGCGGTGCCCCGCAACCACGGTGA